The window TTTGTGCATTATTCTACATATCCATGTAGATATATAGTAAAGTCTTCTATTTTGAGGCTTTAGCTATTGCGCTTCCCTCCATCCTTTCGTTGGCCTTTATTTGGATTCGTATGGCAATGTGTAAAGAACCCCCACTTCTCCTGTCAAGTGAAAGAGTTATTCTAGTGCTTTTTCATCCTCTCACGTGTGTacttaaattatttttgcatGATTATAAACCCTTTTTCATGATTCTGCTATTTCACAAGTCGACAGACTCTAATGGTTTTATTATCTCACAGAACTAATTTACCAAAGGAAGTGATGGCTTACCCAGGATTTCCATTCTCGGATAAGATCTATGAATCATTTATCGGCCATAAAGATGTGCTGGATTACCTGGAGAGCTTTGCTCAGCACTACCAGCTTCACAAGTACATCAAGGTAGTTGTCACAATCTAACATGTATGAAAATAGCTTGGGTAAAACATGACTAGGTTTCATTTATGCTTGCCTGTCTTGCTAAAGCCTGAGTTTCGTGTCATACCGATATTATGGCATGGTAATATATGACTATTCTCATTGGTTGCACCCATTAGCTTGGTTTTTCGGAGAGGCAACAAATAGATGACTCCTTTACGCactattgttctgtcaatggtAAGTTCTGGTGTTTCCAATACAAACTTAAATACAGAATGTAACCTTGTTTGACACATGGGTGGAggtgaaaaataaataaatgtctgAATGCGCATATTTGAGATCACATTTTGCAACAACTGTAAAGTAAGTAAATTGATTATTTCGAACTGCACTCATTCTAAATTTAATGTTCGTTAAGCTGAGACTCAAACATgcagctataaatatatgtatatatatatatataaatatatatatatatacatatatatgtgtatatatctatatatatatatttatgtatatgcatatatatacatataatgtatatatacatatatatatacatgtatatatatacatatatatatatgtatatatttatatgtatatatttctatttatatatataaaactgtaaatatatatatatatatatacaggtatatagttttgcaacattttattacaatttaGTTTCGTACTAAACTCGAAACtaaatagtattaatattaaaatgttgccAACTTTTTAGTTCTATggtttaatacattttatatatgtatttatatatatatacactgtatataaatatagatacatgtatgtcattttAAAGTGATTAAGTTAATACAGCTAATTCTAAACTCTATGAGTTGAGTATATTAAAACTACATGACTTTGATGTCTAATAAGTTGCCACAAGAAATTCTAGTCATGAAAATTATctagtatttatatgtatatatatgtacagtcaaCCCCTGCCATATGACATTAATTTGTTTTGGCGTTGTCATTGTAAGGCGAAAGTGTCGTATAAAGGGGTGTAAAACCTactgtaattatttaatgcaaacgcCCCTTGTGAACAcatgaaaattttatatacataccatacatattaaaaattattaacaaaatactatatatatattaaacttagtaaatatagttacttGCAGTacatttagtgtatttagtgattttatgatctgcttatgattattgTTATGATTCTTACTTCTTCCTTTAACGTCGTTATCAGTCTTAGGAACCATGGCTAACCAATTAATGTTATACAAACCCGTGTAGCTATATGGTTATAATACAAGTAaagttaattaaattttatagaaaatattatatttaaacactaaaatgcTCTATAGATTTTCACATTTGCTTATGTTTCACTAATTTTCATTTTACTCACGCAATATCAAGCATGTACTCAGGCATGTATGAAGCGCCAAGAATGTTGAACTGAGAGAGATCGTGAACATCGTATCTCTTTTGTgcattgtgggagggatttcgtTGAATAGTATAACCCAAATGGTTGTGAGCTTAACCCAAGTGGGATGGTAATGTCTACACAAGCCCGGGTTTTCTACCAGGGACCTAAAGTTAAACCACTGGCCTCAAATTCTTATCCATTCTCAATAGCGCATTTTCCTGCGACTGACTTGTGTTGATTGTTGCTGGTATTTGGAGCAAGCCGCATTTGATGCATAGGAGCTTATTGTTTTCTTTCttttcattttgtaaaataaaactaatttactataaaatatgattaaaatataacaatttatttttactctGAGCCAGAAAGAAAAGATGGATAACCTGACTTGCTTGCACATCTGCTGATACCTATTGAAGTGAATACACCTGATAACCTCATGTTGAAGTTCAGACACGCTGTTTTGGAAGTTGATCCAGTACTGGGAGCAGACGGCGTAACTCCATGGAATGTAACGGAGGAGGACTGTGAGACCGGTGTTCAGAGCATCCAGACATTTGACTCAGTCATAGTTTGCAATGGGTAAACTTTTCTTCCACTTTGCTggactttttttcatttttgtctgttCCTGTTTGCCCTTTCTCACTCATCTCTTAGTATCTACACTCCTTTTAGTTCCCCCCGTCTATTCTTTACATCTATTCCTTCGTTTAATCCGAGTTGTCTTTTCACTTCTCCTTTTTTCATTCAATTGGGCCATCTGATATTGTAGTGTGAAGACAGatctaatatattattttagtagATTTGTATTTTTGAAAGAAGCTTTTATCTTTGTGTTGAAAAAAAAGTTTGGTAGAGACACGATACCACTGCTATAGTGCTGCCAGTAATATCATGTGTTACAAGACATTATCATAGGAGTTATTTCGAGTGAACTTTGCACATTATTGTTTAGAAATTCTATCTGTATTACGTGTATTCCACTGTTCTATGGAAAAGCTTTGAGCtcttaaaaagttaaaaagtccATACACAGCTCTTTGGTCAAGAAGTCCAAGAAGCTTTGACGCTGATCAATGAGCTCACacttaatcttaaatttacaaCTTGAATTTGGCTCTCTGAGTGTTCTAGAAATCATAGTGATGTGTAAACAATCTCATATATCAAAGCTATATTTTTCTACGATATATCTATTCTAGGTTTCTCTGTAGGCATTTCACAGAGCTTCTAGTGCCTGACATTAAGGGAAAGAGTTCATTTACCGGAGAGATCATGCACTCACACTACTATCGCTCCCCTTTTATGTATAAGGGTAAGGTAGTCTTGGTGCTTGGAGCAGGGCCTTCGGGCTTGGACATAACTACAGAATTGCTTCCTCATGTCTCAAAGGTACGTAACTCCTAAAATTTTAATCCTAGTAACCATTCTTTCCTgatgtatgtatgaatgtatatTTTAAGTGCGCGATGCAATGTTAATTGCAAAACAACCAGTTATTGTTTATTGTTAATCTGGTCGGTGAATACAGGATATTGTGGTGTATTGTACCTGTTATATCTTATATTTTACCTGTTATGCtctggattaaacaaaaagtgtttgTAAAGTGCATGTGTTGAAGTTGAATGAGAAGAACAAGTAAACTACTGCATGCTGACTCAACTCTACAACTGAATTGTACAGGTCTACCTCAGCCATAATAAGATGGGCAGTAAGTTCACACCAACACACCCACAAGTGCTGGAGGTAGCTGGTGTTGATAGCATCACTGGAGATGACATTCATTTGATAGATGGGAGCATTGTGCAGGCTGATGTAATAATCTTGGCCACAGGCTATAGGTATTCTATCAATTCTCCTTTCTGAGTTTGCTTTTCTGAATGCTCAGCTTTCCTATCTGACAAAATTAGGTTCAGTGGACCCCTCGCCATACGACATTACTTCGTTCtagtgttggcattgtaagtCGAAAATGTTGCACAGAGGGgtagaaaattttgtatagAGGGATGTAGAAACTCataataattacctaatgcaaacacctctggtaaaaacatcaaaattttcttcacatactgtacatattgaaaattagtaacaaaatagtatattaaccttagtaactatagttacttacagtaactttagtgtatttagtaatTATGATCTACTTGTGATTATGGTTATGATTCTTCTTCCTTGAACGTCGTTGTCAGTCTTAAGAACCATggctaacaaattaaagttatatatgtagtcatatagttatatacatataattaattaaagtttatagtaaatatattaaaCGCTAAAATACACAATAAATTTTAACTTTCGCATACTTTTCACTAATTTCCATTTTACTCACGCGATATCAAGCATTTATGAAACAAAAACAATGCTGAACTGAAAGCACGAGCATGATATTTCTTTCAGGCACTGTGGGGAAGTATTTCGGCGTTTAGTGTATCAGCATCTTCATTATTCCAACGTATGCAGCATACAAACCGCCAAATTTGAGTTTCGAGAGACATTTTTATTGATGTCCCATGGCGAAAAATCCAGATAGAGAAGACAGATAAACATTGTGTTCTACATCCTAAGGCTAAAAAAAAGTAAAGCTGGAACATCTTATCTCGAGGGTGCTATGTATGTCATACTTTTTTATAGCATTGGTATATACCATAGATCCCCGCTTCTTCAGACTTCACTTCTCTGGCCTTCCATTGTCTGGACAATGTCTTAGCTTTGCATGATCGTCCAATGGGACCATGTCTGTTCAAAGAATGACAACTTTGACTGATGGGTGGCTCTTGTGACAGACAAGTGAGCGACGCATGCGCGTGAATTTCCAGCTAGTGTTGTACTGTAATTTCCGACTGTTATTGCTATTAATAGTACACTGTACCCGATTGTGGgtacaaacattttttactttcaaatatagatactttataTTCATGCCGTACCATATTGTAGCCTAGGAGTATGTGTCCAGACAATATTGACTTGTAGCCTAGGAGTATGTGTCCAGACAATATTGACTTGTAGCCTAGGAGTATGTGTCCAGACAATATTGACTTGTAGCCTAGGAGTATGTGTCCAGACAATATTGACTTGTAGCCTAGGAGTATGTGTCCAGACAATATTGACTTGTAGCCTAGGAGTATGTGTCCAGACAATATTGACTTGTAGCCTAGGAGTATGTGTCCAGACAATATTGACTTGCAGCCTAGGAGTATGTGTCTAGACAATATTGACTTGTAGCCTAGGAGTATGTGTGCAGACAATATTGACTTGTAGCCTAGGAGTATGTGTCCAGACAATATTGACTTGTAGCCTAGAAGTATGTGTCTAGACAATATTGACTTGTAGCCTAGGAGTATGTGTCCAGACAATATTGACTTGTAGCCTAGAAGTATGTGTCTAGACAATATTGACTTGTAGCCTAGGAGTATGTGTCCAGACAATATTGACTTGTAGCCTAGGAGTATGTGTCCAGACAATATTGACTTGTAGCCTAGGAGTATGTGTGCAGACATTATTGACTTGTAGCCGAGGAGTATGTGTCCAGACAATATTGACTTGTAGCCTAGGAGTATGTGTCCAGACAATATTGACTTGTAGCCTAGGAGTATGTGTCCAGACAATATTGACTGTTTAATGTGCAGCACTCATTTTTCATTGTCCACACTTTTTCATTGTCCAGACTTTTTCAATGTGTGGACATGGCTCAGTCTGTAATATTATGAAGGAATGAGGGTTGTCTGTACTAGCATTTAGTTATAGATTATCAATTTATCCTCTCTGATGCATCAGATCTGCTCCTGCTTTTTTTATATGTTCAAAGTTGACAGCATCATTATCAACTTCAGCGAGAACTGTCATTTGTCTAATGACTCTGCAGTAACCTTCTGTTACAATTTACACTTGCTTGTAGCATATTAGTGACAACTCTAGCAGGTGAGAGAGATCTTCTGTACAACATGTACCCTTATGATTCCATATTCTCTATTCTCACTAAGTTTTTCTCACTTCAGGTACTCTTTTCCATTTCTGTCAGCAAGATGCAGACCAGTTATTGAAGACGAACATGTATCCCATATATATCAACTGCTGAGAGATATTAACCATCCTAGTCTTTACTACATCGGTCTCAACAAGACCATTGCTCCCTTCCCTCAATTTGCCTGTCAAGCAGATTACATTGTTGGCTGTATTACCGGGCAGATCGCGCAAGAAACCCAAGAAGTGAGTGGAGATCACTGCTtgcaactactactagtacctaCCAGCTTTGTGTGAACTAGACAAGGCTTTTGCCTGTACAATT of the Watersipora subatra chromosome 4, tzWatSuba1.1, whole genome shotgun sequence genome contains:
- the LOC137393870 gene encoding uncharacterized protein, producing MKRVVVIGAGAAGLAALRSLVSNSNKLHYVAYERSDRVGGTWILDDPYKPTSMYNQLRTNLPKEVMAYPGFPFSDKIYESFIGHKDVLDYLESFAQHYQLHKYIKFRHAVLEVDPVLGADGVTPWNVTEEDCETGVQSIQTFDSVIVCNGHFTELLVPDIKGKSSFTGEIMHSHYYRSPFMYKGKVVLVLGAGPSGLDITTELLPHVSKVYLSHNKMGSKFTPTHPQVLEVAGVDSITGDDIHLIDGSIVQADVIILATGYRYSFPFLSARCRPVIEDEHVSHIYQLLRDINHPSLYYIGLNKTIAPFPQFACQADYIVGCITGQIAQETQENMERSYQERRDRTVKECGQLKSFHHMKTEQWTYNNQLAIASGMQTLPTSMEQLYNHVLDLRTSNLCGYKNAVYRLGEDQKIITLDTATNQQS